The Erythrobacter litoralis HTCC2594 nucleotide sequence GCGCGACGCCGGTTTTCAAGGCCATCAAGCAGGCCGAACAGAAGCTGGTCGATATCCAGGAATCGAAGGGCTATCTCGGTCCGGAAGGCGATATCGGCTTCGTCCACGCCCTGATGCCGCGCATCTTCGGCAAGAACGCCACGATGAACGGTCATATCGAAGGCATGCAGACACCCGGCGGCACCGGCGCTTGCCGACTGGCCTTCGCCCTGGCGCAGAAGGCGGGCGTCGGGCGCGTTTTGATGGGCGTGCCAAGCTGGCCCAATCATGCCCAGATCCTCGCCGATGTCGGCCTCGAGGTGATGACCTTCGAACATGCCAAGCCCGATGGGACCGCCAATCTCGATGCTCTGCTCGGCGCGTTGCGCACGGCGGGTGAGGGCGATGCGGTGCTGCTCCATGGCTGCTGCCACAATCCTACTGGCGTGGACTATAGCGCCGAGGACTGGGCCGCCATAGCCGAAGCGCTGGCGGACAGCCCGGTTCTGCCCGTCATCGATACTGCCTACCATGGCCTGGGACAGGGGCTGGACGAGGACGTCGCCGGGCTACGCACGGTACTGGCCGCGGTGCCGGAGGCGCTGGTGGCCTATAGCTGCGACAAGAATTTCGGGCTGTATCGTGACCGTGTCGGGGCATTCTACGTCAAGGCCAAGAGCAGCGAGCAGATGGATGCCATCCTGTCCAACGCCAATGCTCTCGCGCGGGCCAATTGGTCGATGCCGCCCGATCACGGCGGTGCGGCCGTACGGCTGGTTCTGCGCAGCGAGGACATGACCAAGGTCTGGCTCGACGAGCTCGAAAGCATGCGCAAGCGCCTGCGCTGGGTGCGCGACCGCCTGGCGCAGGCGGACAATGAAGTGCCCGGTCTCGATCTGGCACCTCTGGGTCGCCAGAACGGCATGTTCGCCATGCTGCCCCTCGACAAAGACCAGATCCAGAAATTGCGCGACGACCACGCGGTCTACATGGCAGGCTCGGGCCGCATCAATGTCGCAGGTCTGACCAAAGGCAATATGGACAAGTTCATCGGCGCACTGGCGGATGTCACCGGCTGACCTCGACCGCCAGCCTATCCTCGAGGGGGAGGCGCTGCGCCTTCGGCCATTGGGCTTGGAGGATTTCGACGCGCTCTTCGCGGTCGCTGCCGATCCCCTCATCTGGGAACAACATCCGGCGCACGACCGCTGGCAAGAACCTGTCTTTCGCGTATTCTTCGCCGACGCCTTGGCCCATGGCGGTGCCTTGGCGGTGATCGACAAGCGAAGTGGCGCCGTCATCGGTTCCTCGCGATACCAGGGGCTGGAGCCGGAAGTTGGCGGATCGATCGAGATTGGGTGGACTTTCCTCGCGCGCGAATACTGGGGCGGGAAAGCCAATCTCGAGCTTAAGCGCTTGATGGTGCGCCATGCCTTGGCCAGCGTCGCGGAGTGCCGCTTTGCCGTCGGGGAAGAAAACTGGCGCTCGCGAAAGGCGATGGAGAAGATCGGGGGACGACTGTCCGACCGCGTCGAGGACCGCAAAATGGCCGGGACCTCGGCCCGCCACGTCCACTACGTGATCGGGCGGAGCGAATTCGCTGGCGGGCCTCTGGGCGCCACGGCCCAATAAGCTTTAACGCGAAAATAACCGTGATCTCCTAAGGCCCCCTCAACACAGGGGAATCGGGATAATGTTCAGGCCACTTTTCAGGGATCAAAGCGGCAGTCCGGCGACCGAGTTTGCGCTTGTCGCTTCGATTATCTCAATAGCAGCCCTCGGCGCGTTCATGGCGCTCGGCGAGCAATCGAGCAATCAGATGACCAAGGTCGAAACGGCCTATGCCGAAGTGAACTGACGGACTTACCTTGCGTCAGGCCGCACGCAGGCTCTCCATGCGCCTCAGGTAGCGTGCAAGCACATCTATTTCGAGATTGACCTCGGACCCGGCCTCGATCCGGCCGAGCGTCGTGACTTCCCATGTATGCGGGATGATATTGAGCGAGAAGGTGCACGACCCGTCGTCGTGGTCTGTCACTTCGTTGACCGTAAGCGAGACACCGTCGACGGTTATCGAGCCCTTGGGCGCGATATAGGGCGCCAGATCCTTCGGCGCGCGGATCTTCACCGTGTGCGAGCCGCCCACCTCAACCGCGCTTTCGACAGTGCCGACCGCATCGACGTGACCGGTCACGATATGTCCGCCCAGTTCGTCGCCCAGCTTGAGCGCGGTTTCGAGATTGAGTGCGCCGCCGACCTGCCACATGTCGCTCGCGGTCTTCGAAACGCTTTCGCCCGAAACGTCGACGGCAAACCAGGCATCGCCTTCCCGGCCGCCGCGATCGACCACCGTCATGCACGCGCCCGAGCAGGCGATCGACGCGCCGATGGCGATGTCCGCCGGGTCGTAAGGGCAGCGCACGCGCACGCGCAGGTCGCTTAGTTGCTCTGCGCTTTCGATGGTGCCGATGGCGGTGACGATACCGGTAAACATGCGTGCTCCTTAGCTTCGTTGCCGCTCATAGGCTTCGTAGCAATCGCTGCCAAGCTGGCGGCGTTCGACCAGTTTCCAGCTTCCGTGGGCGGACGTGAGGTCGGCTAGTCCGATATTGCCGAAGGCCGGTTTGCCGCCCCCGATCACGATCGGGGCACGATAGATGTCGAGCCGGTCGACCAGGTTTTCGGCAAGAAAACTGGCAGCCGCGCCCGCGCCGCCTTCGACATAGAGATATTGCGCAGCCTCGAGCCGGTCGATCTGGGCCGGTTCGTTGATGATCCGCACGCCGTCGATGGGTACGCCACGGGTGAGGACGACGCGCTGCGGGCTGCGGTCTTCGAGCCCCGGCAAGCGCACGTCGAGACGCGGTTTGTCGGCACGCCAGGTACCGCCGCCGACCAGGATGGCATCGCTCATCGCACGGCGCGAGTGACAATGCGCGCGCGCTTCTTCGCCTGTGATCCACTGGCTTTCGCCGCTCGCGAGAGCGATGCAGCCATCGAGCGAGAGAGCGAGCTTGAGCGTGACATGCGGCCGCCCGAGACGTTCGCGGGTGAGAAAGCCTGCAAGGCTGGCCGCAGCTGCAGGGGACGGCAGCGTTTCGACCGTGATGCCGCTTCTGCGCAGGCGCGCGATCCCGGCACCATGTGTTCGCCGGTCTGGATCGACCTCCGCCAGCACGACCCTCTGCGGTCGCGCAGC carries:
- the ribD gene encoding bifunctional diaminohydroxyphosphoribosylaminopyrimidine deaminase/5-amino-6-(5-phosphoribosylamino)uracil reductase RibD, which gives rise to MIGPRGDQDWLAAAARLASRGRPVSAPNPAVGCIIVKQDRVIGRGWTRVGGRPHAEAAALEQAGQDARGATIYVTLEPCAHESDRGPSCADLLVAARPQRVVLAEVDPDRRTHGAGIARLRRSGITVETLPSPAAAASLAGFLTRERLGRPHVTLKLALSLDGCIALASGESQWITGEEARAHCHSRRAMSDAILVGGGTWRADKPRLDVRLPGLEDRSPQRVVLTRGVPIDGVRIINEPAQIDRLEAAQYLYVEGGAGAAASFLAENLVDRLDIYRAPIVIGGGKPAFGNIGLADLTSAHGSWKLVERRQLGSDCYEAYERQRS
- a CDS encoding GNAT family N-acetyltransferase, yielding MSPADLDRQPILEGEALRLRPLGLEDFDALFAVAADPLIWEQHPAHDRWQEPVFRVFFADALAHGGALAVIDKRSGAVIGSSRYQGLEPEVGGSIEIGWTFLAREYWGGKANLELKRLMVRHALASVAECRFAVGEENWRSRKAMEKIGGRLSDRVEDRKMAGTSARHVHYVIGRSEFAGGPLGATAQ
- a CDS encoding Flp family type IVb pilin, with protein sequence MFRPLFRDQSGSPATEFALVASIISIAALGAFMALGEQSSNQMTKVETAYAEVN
- a CDS encoding riboflavin synthase; this translates as MFTGIVTAIGTIESAEQLSDLRVRVRCPYDPADIAIGASIACSGACMTVVDRGGREGDAWFAVDVSGESVSKTASDMWQVGGALNLETALKLGDELGGHIVTGHVDAVGTVESAVEVGGSHTVKIRAPKDLAPYIAPKGSITVDGVSLTVNEVTDHDDGSCTFSLNIIPHTWEVTTLGRIEAGSEVNLEIDVLARYLRRMESLRAA
- a CDS encoding aromatic amino acid transaminase, which produces MLEALEPQAPDALLALIKLFASDDRDEKIDLGVGVYRTDDGATPVFKAIKQAEQKLVDIQESKGYLGPEGDIGFVHALMPRIFGKNATMNGHIEGMQTPGGTGACRLAFALAQKAGVGRVLMGVPSWPNHAQILADVGLEVMTFEHAKPDGTANLDALLGALRTAGEGDAVLLHGCCHNPTGVDYSAEDWAAIAEALADSPVLPVIDTAYHGLGQGLDEDVAGLRTVLAAVPEALVAYSCDKNFGLYRDRVGAFYVKAKSSEQMDAILSNANALARANWSMPPDHGGAAVRLVLRSEDMTKVWLDELESMRKRLRWVRDRLAQADNEVPGLDLAPLGRQNGMFAMLPLDKDQIQKLRDDHAVYMAGSGRINVAGLTKGNMDKFIGALADVTG